The following nucleotide sequence is from Nesterenkonia xinjiangensis.
AGACTTGAGGTTCGTTCACCGGTTGGGCCAATCTGTTCGCTCGGAGGGCAGGTCACGACTGGATGACGCGCACTGGATGCCAGGCACCGTACGGTGCCGTTCAACCGGACAGACTATCAGCTGTCCCGGCCGTTCCAGGGCCCACTCGGCGCGTCGCCCGGGATCCGTCCGCTCTGAGCGGAGTCAGGAGGGTGGAGCCCCAGGTGGCGCCAGGCGTCGTCCGTGGCGATGCGCCCGCGTGGGGTGCGGGCGAGCAGGCCTTCCCGGACGAGGTACGGCTCCGCCACGGTCTCGACCGTCTCCGTCTCCTCACCCACCAGGATGGCCAGTGTCGAGAGTCCCACCGGTCCGCCGCGGAACTTCACGCACAGCGCCTCCAACACCGCTCGGTCGAGGCGGTCCAGCCCGCGCCGATCCACCTCATAGGTGTCCAGGGCCTCTCCTGCGGCGCCGCTGTCCACCACCGCGACCCCGTGCACCAGCGCCCAGTCGCGGACCCGACGCAGCAGCCGGTTGGCGATGCGGGGGGTCCCTCGGGAGCGTGTGGCGATCTCGGCGAATCCGGCGTCGTCGACCCTGATGTCCAGCATCCCCGCAGACCGCCGGAGCACCCGCTCCAACTCCTCGGCCGAGTAATACTCGAGATGCCCGGTGAACCCGAACCTGTCCCGCAGCGGGCCGGGCAGCAGGCCGGCACGGGTGGTGGCACCCACGAGGGTGAACGGAGGAAGCTCGAGCGGGATGGAGGTGGCACCCGCCCCCTTGCCGACGATGATGTCGACGCGGAAGTCCTCCATCGCCATGTAGAGCATCTCCTCGGCGGGACGAGACATCCGATGGATCTCATCGATGAAGAGCACCTCTCCCTCGGTGAGCGAGGAGAGGATGGCCGCGAGATCCCCGGCGTGCTGGATGGCGGGCCCCGAGGTGATGCGCAGGTGGGCGTTCATCTCGGCGGCGATGATCATCGCCAAGGTGGTCTTCCCCAGGCCGGGCGGCCCGGAGAGGAGCACGTGGTCGGAGGCCGCCTCACGGAGACGCGAGGACTCCAGCACCAGCGAGAGCTGGCCGCGGACGGTCGTCTGCCCGACGAAGTCCTCCAGCGACTTCGGACGCAGAGCGGCTTCGAGGACCTTCTCCTCAGTGGCCGGCGCGGAGCCGACGAGTTCACGCGGATCCCGATCGCTCATCGGCCGATCCCGGCGGGGGTGGAGCCGAGCATCCTCAGGGTGTGCCGCAGCACCACGGCCACCTCGGCGTCGGCGAGTTCAGGCTCTTCCCGAAGCACGCGCTCGACGGCAGACCGTGCATCCTTCTCCGTCCAGCCCAGGGAGCTCAGAGCCTCCTGCACCTGGGCGCCGGTCTCCTCGAGCCGAGAGGGCACCGTCGTGGCAGGTTCGGCCGCGGGCTGATCGATGACGAGCTTGCCGGCCAGCTCCAGCAGGATCCGTTGGGCCGTCTTCTTGCCGATCCCGGGAACCTTGGTGAAGGCGGCGGTATCGGAGTCGGCGATCGCCTGACGCACCTCGGCGGGGACATGCACGCTCAGCACCGCCAGTGCCAGCCGCGGCCCCACTCCCGAGATCCCGAGCAGCGTCGT
It contains:
- the ruvA gene encoding Holliday junction branch migration protein RuvA gives rise to the protein MISSIRGEVLHVGLDHAVVEVSGFGLQVTATPQTLAELRPGQETRLQTSFVPRQDDAPLLFGFADVGEREIFTTLLGISGVGPRLALAVLSVHVPAEVRQAIADSDTAAFTKVPGIGKKTAQRILLELAGKLVIDQPAAEPATTVPSRLEETGAQVQEALSSLGWTEKDARSAVERVLREEPELADAEVAVVLRHTLRMLGSTPAGIGR
- the ruvB gene encoding Holliday junction branch migration DNA helicase RuvB; protein product: MSDRDPRELVGSAPATEEKVLEAALRPKSLEDFVGQTTVRGQLSLVLESSRLREAASDHVLLSGPPGLGKTTLAMIIAAEMNAHLRITSGPAIQHAGDLAAILSSLTEGEVLFIDEIHRMSRPAEEMLYMAMEDFRVDIIVGKGAGATSIPLELPPFTLVGATTRAGLLPGPLRDRFGFTGHLEYYSAEELERVLRRSAGMLDIRVDDAGFAEIATRSRGTPRIANRLLRRVRDWALVHGVAVVDSGAAGEALDTYEVDRRGLDRLDRAVLEALCVKFRGGPVGLSTLAILVGEETETVETVAEPYLVREGLLARTPRGRIATDDAWRHLGLHPPDSAQSGRIPGDAPSGPWNGRDS